In one Streptomyces sp. NBC_01241 genomic region, the following are encoded:
- a CDS encoding Na(+)/H(+) antiporter subunit C: protein MTVSFSLLATAAVLCAVGGILMLTRPLTRILLGAVIAGNGINLLILAATGTAGREPLLYGVPLREVTDPLPQAIALTAIVITLATTAFLLAMAYRGHQLTGTDEVHDDDEDRRIALRAEVLGERDELRERYRAAPDVTEKERARYREERRRLRARLRADRALQARGRYATGDLWHDVLGADPEDYAQKRPRPDTAPEDDPQKRPHPHADPGDTG, encoded by the coding sequence ATGACGGTGAGCTTCTCGCTCCTGGCCACCGCCGCCGTGCTGTGCGCGGTCGGCGGCATCCTCATGCTCACCCGGCCCCTCACCCGCATCCTGCTCGGCGCGGTGATCGCGGGCAACGGCATCAATCTGCTCATCCTCGCCGCGACCGGAACGGCCGGCCGGGAACCGCTCCTGTACGGCGTCCCGCTGCGGGAGGTCACCGATCCCCTGCCGCAGGCCATCGCGCTCACCGCGATCGTCATCACCCTCGCCACCACGGCGTTCCTCCTCGCCATGGCCTACCGCGGCCACCAGCTGACCGGCACCGACGAGGTCCACGACGACGACGAGGACCGGCGCATCGCACTGCGCGCCGAGGTGCTGGGGGAGCGGGACGAACTGCGCGAACGGTACCGGGCCGCCCCGGACGTCACGGAGAAGGAACGCGCCCGGTACCGCGAGGAACGACGCCGCCTACGGGCCAGACTGCGCGCCGACCGCGCCCTCCAGGCCCGGGGCCGTTACGCCACCGGGGACCTCTGGCACGACGTACTGGGCGCGGACCCCGAGGACTACGCCCAAAAACGGCCCCGCCCCGACACCGCCCCCGAGGACGACCCCCAGAAACGGCCCCACCCCCACGCCGACCCGGGAGACACCGGATGA
- a CDS encoding Na+/H+ antiporter subunit D: protein MNALVPLPVLLPLCATGLSLAVGTRLKQIQRLVSVAVLTAVLGLSLTLMIVADTRGPLSVNLGDFAPPLGITLVADRLSGLMLTVSSAITLCVLVYSLGQGMADRDEETPVAVFHPAYLILVAGVSCTFLAGDLVNLYVGFEIMLVASFVLLTLGGTGPRIRAGSTYVIISLFSSMLFLTAIAMTYAATGTANFAQLAGRLAALPLGVQTLIQAMLLTVFAIKAAVFPLAAWLPDSYPTAPAPVTAVFAGLLTKVGVYSMLRTETLLFPGNRLGDLLMAAALASMVVGILGAVAQTDLKRLLSFTLISHIGYMVFGIGLATRDAYGGAIVYVAHHITVQTTLFLVAGLIERRGGTNELTRIGGLAKASPLLAVLFFVPAMNLAGIPPLSGFIGKLGLMRAGVADGSVWAWLLVTGSAVTSLFTLYVMAKVWNLAFWRAAPPGQAAAGTVLESDSEEDDNDIDEGPDHIPGSGDEPVRPRHQPAGLAVAATLHGHAVTTTTKLPLPMTAATAAAVVLGLAFTVFAGPLTSYTDRAAAELLARTPYVEAVLGR from the coding sequence ATGAACGCACTCGTCCCCCTGCCGGTGCTGCTGCCGCTCTGCGCCACCGGCCTGAGCCTCGCCGTCGGCACCCGGCTCAAGCAGATCCAGCGCCTCGTCAGCGTCGCCGTGCTCACCGCCGTGCTCGGGCTCTCCCTCACGCTGATGATCGTCGCCGACACCCGCGGCCCGCTCTCCGTCAACCTCGGCGACTTCGCGCCGCCGCTCGGCATCACCCTGGTCGCCGACCGGCTGTCCGGACTGATGCTGACCGTCTCCTCCGCCATCACGCTCTGCGTGCTCGTCTACTCCCTGGGCCAGGGCATGGCCGACCGGGACGAGGAAACACCCGTCGCGGTCTTCCACCCCGCCTATCTGATCCTGGTCGCCGGCGTCTCCTGCACCTTCCTCGCCGGTGACCTCGTCAACCTCTATGTCGGCTTCGAGATCATGCTCGTCGCCAGCTTCGTCCTGCTCACCCTCGGCGGCACCGGACCCCGCATCCGCGCGGGCTCCACGTACGTGATCATCTCGCTGTTCTCGTCGATGCTGTTCCTCACCGCCATCGCCATGACCTACGCGGCGACCGGCACCGCCAACTTCGCGCAACTGGCCGGCCGGCTCGCCGCGCTCCCGCTCGGGGTGCAGACCCTGATCCAGGCGATGCTGCTCACCGTCTTCGCCATCAAGGCCGCCGTCTTCCCGCTCGCCGCCTGGCTCCCCGACTCGTATCCGACCGCGCCCGCCCCCGTCACCGCGGTCTTCGCCGGTCTGCTCACCAAGGTCGGTGTGTACTCCATGCTGCGCACGGAGACGCTGCTCTTCCCCGGCAACCGGCTCGGCGACCTGCTGATGGCCGCCGCGCTCGCCTCGATGGTCGTCGGCATCCTCGGAGCCGTCGCCCAGACCGACCTGAAGCGGCTGCTGTCCTTCACACTCATCAGCCACATCGGCTACATGGTCTTCGGTATCGGCCTCGCCACCCGGGACGCGTACGGCGGCGCGATCGTCTACGTCGCCCACCACATCACCGTCCAGACCACGCTCTTCCTGGTGGCGGGGCTCATCGAACGCCGGGGCGGCACCAACGAACTCACCCGGATCGGCGGACTGGCCAAGGCATCCCCCCTGCTCGCCGTCCTGTTCTTCGTACCCGCCATGAACCTGGCCGGCATCCCGCCGCTGTCCGGCTTCATCGGCAAGCTCGGACTGATGCGGGCCGGCGTCGCCGACGGCAGCGTCTGGGCCTGGCTCCTCGTCACCGGATCGGCGGTGACCAGCCTCTTCACGCTGTACGTGATGGCCAAGGTCTGGAACCTGGCGTTCTGGCGGGCCGCGCCCCCGGGGCAGGCCGCGGCCGGCACCGTCCTGGAGTCCGACTCCGAAGAGGACGACAACGACATCGACGAGGGCCCCGACCACATCCCCGGCAGCGGCGACGAACCGGTCCGCCCCCGCCACCAGCCAGCCGGGCTCGCGGTCGCGGCCACCCTGCACGGACACGCCGTCACCACCACGACGAAACTGCCGCTGCCGATGACGGCGGCCACCGCGGCAGCCGTAGTCCTCGGGCTCGCCTTCACCGTGTTCGCCGGACCGCTGACCTCCTACACCGACCGCGCGGCCGCCGAACTCCTCGCACGCACCCCCTATGTAGAGGCGGTGCTCGGCCGGTGA
- a CDS encoding Na+/H+ antiporter subunit E has translation MKRIVKLSFRNKDLPFFSCEFGGRGRVLDLPLIAWLTFIWVLLWSGLNWANVLIGAVVAVAVCLAFPLPRVDLGLRLHPWGILMLAGYLLYDMYTSGVRVTRQIFVDHPHRAAVIAVPLRCRSDLMLAATAVAVSNVPGGSVVEVRRATATVFLHVLDADRPAVLDAARRSVWRMEELTVRAFGTPDEIARVAEPPPPAGRDRGDSA, from the coding sequence GTGAAACGCATCGTCAAGCTGTCCTTCCGGAACAAGGACCTGCCGTTCTTCAGCTGCGAGTTCGGCGGACGGGGACGCGTGCTCGACCTCCCGCTGATCGCCTGGCTCACCTTCATCTGGGTGCTGCTCTGGTCCGGCCTGAACTGGGCCAACGTACTGATCGGCGCGGTCGTCGCGGTCGCCGTCTGCCTGGCCTTCCCGCTGCCCCGGGTCGACCTCGGGCTCCGCCTGCATCCCTGGGGCATCCTGATGCTCGCCGGCTATCTGCTCTACGACATGTACACCTCGGGCGTACGGGTCACCCGGCAGATCTTTGTCGACCACCCGCACCGGGCCGCCGTCATCGCCGTACCGCTGCGCTGCCGCTCCGACCTGATGCTCGCGGCCACCGCCGTCGCCGTGTCGAACGTGCCCGGCGGATCGGTCGTCGAGGTACGCCGCGCCACGGCCACCGTCTTCCTGCACGTCCTCGACGCGGACAGACCCGCCGTACTCGACGCGGCGCGGCGCTCCGTCTGGCGTATGGAGGAGCTGACCGTACGGGCCTTCGGCACACCCGACGAGATCGCCCGCGTCGCCGAACCGCCGCCACCGGCCGGGCGCGACAGGGGGGACAGCGCATGA
- a CDS encoding monovalent cation/H+ antiporter complex subunit F has protein sequence MSGPENVDQALLTAAVVVIVIAGAGLLTRIWLGPSMLDRALSLDVCAALIIAGLGAKCAFAREPFYFPIMLVLAFLGFTGSVGIARFIATRDRPVPRREAGGTGGDGRNGRNGREGTGGTEGETR, from the coding sequence ATGAGTGGGCCGGAGAACGTCGACCAGGCGCTGCTCACCGCGGCCGTCGTCGTGATCGTCATCGCCGGGGCGGGGCTTCTCACCCGGATCTGGCTGGGCCCCTCCATGCTGGACCGGGCCCTCTCACTCGATGTGTGTGCCGCCCTCATCATCGCGGGCCTGGGCGCCAAGTGCGCCTTCGCGCGCGAGCCGTTCTACTTCCCGATCATGCTGGTGCTGGCCTTCCTCGGGTTCACGGGGTCGGTCGGCATCGCCCGCTTCATCGCCACGCGCGACCGGCCGGTACCGCGACGGGAAGCGGGCGGAACCGGCGGCGACGGACGCAACGGACGCAACGGACGCGAGGGTACGGGCGGGACCGAGGGGGAAACACGGTGA
- the mnhG gene encoding monovalent cation/H(+) antiporter subunit G has protein sequence MNVWFQILDTAGAVLVFIGAAICLLGVIGMLRLPDVLSRSHAATKPQTLGMLLVLAGVALRLRSGMDLATLALIGFFQLMTSPVAAHLVARSAYRTGQIDHRELLFDELDEQLTEEH, from the coding sequence GTGAACGTCTGGTTCCAGATCCTCGACACGGCCGGCGCGGTGCTGGTGTTCATCGGTGCGGCGATCTGCCTGCTCGGTGTGATCGGCATGCTGCGTCTGCCGGACGTGCTGTCCCGCAGCCACGCCGCCACGAAACCGCAGACCCTCGGCATGCTCCTGGTCCTCGCCGGGGTGGCCCTGCGGCTGCGCAGCGGCATGGATCTCGCCACCCTAGCGCTGATCGGCTTCTTCCAGCTGATGACCAGTCCGGTCGCCGCCCACCTGGTGGCGCGATCCGCCTACCGGACCGGCCAGATCGACCACAGGGAGCTGCTCTTCGACGAACTGGACGAGCAGTTGACCGAGGAGCACTGA
- a CDS encoding beta-galactosidase: MTKHSHRLRGRPRVVRRRAVVGGLATGLVLSLASPLPVSASTTDPAERIPAATATTPRFPGDDGRPHTVTWDEKSLELDGERLVVWSGEFHYWRLPSPDQWRDILQKLKASGFNTVSLYFFWGYHSSAPGSYDFTGVRDIDRLLTMAEEEGLYVVARPGPYINAEAGMGGLPPYMATHGGEQRTADPQNLAADLEWLKAVNGIIGKHQITDGGGSVIAYQVENEQIDNSAKHIDYIEKLQSAVVEQGITVPLFHNDWGDGHGWNVPGGPGGSKLGLYAFDTYPLGFDCTGSRGRLSDFEPRIRAQSPRTPVFIAEGQGGAFTAWGRDFQTNECAKFVDSAFTRQFAVNNVANGVTLFNYYMEYGGTNWGWTGDPGSGFTSYDYGAALAENRAITPKLAVQKEFGYLQNAVKPIASAGAVTAPALTVTGGGPVKAQQRLSTEHAGDTSVSGNGMRLITLRHPDSNDTSTSRVTFPLDPADPPGPLEGASYRWNDSDTGALKFTGSWEHATGKSWTSGDHKNDETFSAEAGDSLEVTFDGPTVRWIGPDSSNHGTADVYVDGVKKATVDSYAPSPAFQRVLYEANDLGQGSHTVKIVVTGERGTSASQGTFVSVDAIDTNPSRTPQPPSSGTAYPRVPQKPDTAITVDGRDAETLVADYTFGPHRLVYSTSQVLTHLNAGRDLLVLDGAKGSDGETVLRYAERPEVTTLDGAPVETTWDAERKDLRLNYAHGGRRTVRISGDGSDLTVVISDRDGVADTWQLDAGSSDVLITGPELARTARITGARLDLTGDTRRAGPLRVFAPTGVKVLTWNNRLLRASRDEAGALMAELPGPAPSVLPTLDTWRSAGSDPERETGYDDSGWLEADRTTAANPRHGPGAAAGVVLDTDEYGFHEGDTWYRGHYTPTAAGSTVKVTVKTGTAGHALIWLNGHYLGAQGDGSATHLVPEGLVEPGKPAVLAVLVRNMGQYEDWSSDGRSKGGRGLADVDIAGAGRVGWRIQGALGGPKPVDTARGLYNNGGLYGERMGWHLPGAPDSSWPRTNSLKSERPGVRWYRTTARLDQPQDTDTAVGLRINDAGGRTGKYRVQIFVNGWNTGQYINDVGPQKEFVIPSGFLKPHGDNSIALAVTAEQSGVGPDSVELVNQGTVLGGVPGKQNASPGYEALFGTGTARRN; encoded by the coding sequence ATGACGAAGCATTCCCACCGGCTGCGCGGCCGCCCGCGCGTCGTACGACGGCGAGCCGTCGTCGGCGGCCTGGCGACCGGTCTCGTGCTGTCCCTCGCATCACCGCTGCCGGTCTCCGCGAGCACCACGGACCCGGCCGAACGGATTCCCGCCGCCACGGCCACCACCCCTCGCTTCCCGGGCGACGACGGCCGTCCCCACACCGTCACCTGGGATGAGAAGTCCCTCGAACTCGACGGCGAGCGGCTGGTCGTGTGGTCCGGGGAGTTCCACTACTGGCGGCTGCCGAGCCCCGACCAGTGGCGCGACATCCTGCAGAAGCTCAAGGCATCAGGTTTCAACACCGTTTCGCTGTACTTCTTCTGGGGCTACCACTCCAGCGCACCCGGTTCCTACGACTTCACCGGCGTCCGTGACATCGACCGGCTCCTGACCATGGCCGAAGAGGAAGGTCTCTACGTCGTCGCCCGGCCCGGCCCGTACATCAACGCCGAGGCCGGCATGGGCGGTCTGCCGCCGTACATGGCCACGCACGGTGGCGAGCAGCGCACGGCCGACCCGCAGAACCTGGCAGCCGACCTGGAGTGGCTGAAAGCCGTCAACGGCATCATCGGCAAGCACCAGATCACCGACGGCGGCGGCAGCGTCATCGCGTACCAGGTCGAGAACGAACAGATCGACAACTCGGCCAAGCACATCGACTACATCGAGAAGCTGCAGAGCGCCGTCGTCGAACAGGGCATCACCGTGCCGCTGTTCCACAACGACTGGGGCGACGGCCACGGCTGGAACGTGCCCGGCGGGCCCGGCGGCTCCAAGCTGGGCCTCTACGCCTTCGACACGTACCCGCTCGGCTTCGACTGCACGGGCAGCCGTGGCCGGCTGAGCGACTTCGAGCCCCGCATCCGCGCCCAGTCGCCCCGGACACCGGTGTTCATCGCCGAGGGCCAGGGCGGCGCGTTCACCGCCTGGGGCCGTGACTTCCAGACGAACGAGTGCGCCAAGTTCGTGGACTCCGCGTTCACCCGTCAGTTCGCCGTGAACAATGTCGCCAACGGCGTCACCCTGTTCAACTACTACATGGAGTACGGCGGCACCAACTGGGGATGGACCGGCGACCCCGGCTCCGGATTCACGTCCTACGACTACGGCGCCGCGCTCGCCGAGAACCGCGCGATCACCCCGAAACTCGCCGTCCAGAAGGAATTCGGATACCTGCAGAACGCGGTGAAGCCGATCGCCTCCGCCGGGGCCGTCACCGCACCGGCGCTCACCGTCACGGGCGGCGGCCCCGTCAAGGCCCAGCAACGGCTTTCCACCGAGCACGCCGGCGACACGTCCGTATCGGGCAACGGCATGCGGCTGATCACGCTGCGCCACCCCGATTCCAACGACACCTCGACCAGCCGCGTCACCTTCCCCCTCGATCCGGCCGACCCGCCCGGACCGCTGGAGGGCGCCTCGTACCGCTGGAACGACTCGGACACCGGGGCGTTGAAGTTCACCGGATCCTGGGAGCACGCCACCGGCAAGTCGTGGACCAGCGGCGACCACAAGAACGACGAGACCTTCTCCGCCGAGGCGGGCGACAGCCTCGAAGTCACCTTCGACGGACCGACGGTGCGCTGGATCGGACCGGACTCGTCCAACCACGGCACCGCCGACGTCTACGTCGACGGCGTCAAGAAGGCGACGGTCGACAGCTACGCCCCGTCCCCCGCCTTCCAGCGTGTGCTGTACGAGGCGAACGACCTCGGCCAGGGCTCGCACACCGTCAAGATCGTCGTCACCGGTGAAAGGGGCACGTCCGCCTCCCAGGGAACGTTCGTTTCCGTCGACGCCATCGACACGAACCCGAGCCGGACCCCGCAGCCGCCCTCCTCGGGCACCGCCTATCCGCGTGTCCCGCAGAAGCCGGACACCGCGATCACCGTGGACGGGCGCGACGCCGAGACCCTCGTGGCCGACTACACCTTCGGGCCGCACCGGCTCGTCTACTCCACCTCGCAGGTACTCACCCACCTGAACGCGGGACGCGATCTGCTCGTCCTCGACGGCGCGAAGGGCAGCGACGGCGAGACCGTGCTGCGCTACGCCGAGAGGCCCGAGGTCACGACCCTGGACGGAGCCCCGGTGGAGACCACCTGGGACGCGGAGCGAAAGGATCTGCGGCTCAACTACGCGCACGGGGGCAGGCGTACGGTACGCATCTCCGGCGACGGCAGCGACCTGACCGTCGTGATCAGCGACCGTGACGGCGTCGCGGACACCTGGCAGCTCGATGCCGGGAGCAGCGATGTCCTGATCACCGGCCCGGAACTCGCACGTACCGCACGCATCACGGGAGCCAGGCTCGACCTGACCGGTGACACGCGCCGGGCCGGCCCGCTACGGGTCTTCGCGCCCACCGGCGTGAAGGTCCTCACCTGGAACAACCGCCTTCTCCGAGCGAGCCGGGACGAGGCCGGGGCGCTCATGGCCGAGCTGCCCGGACCCGCTCCGTCGGTGCTGCCGACGCTGGACACCTGGCGTAGCGCGGGGTCCGATCCCGAACGTGAGACGGGATACGACGACTCGGGCTGGCTGGAGGCCGACCGGACCACGGCCGCCAACCCACGCCACGGGCCCGGTGCGGCAGCCGGCGTCGTTCTGGACACCGACGAGTACGGATTCCACGAGGGCGACACCTGGTACCGCGGGCACTACACGCCGACCGCCGCCGGCAGCACCGTCAAGGTCACGGTGAAGACCGGCACGGCCGGTCACGCTCTCATCTGGCTGAACGGTCACTATCTCGGCGCCCAGGGCGACGGCAGCGCCACCCACCTCGTCCCCGAGGGACTGGTGGAGCCGGGCAAGCCCGCCGTACTGGCCGTACTCGTACGGAACATGGGCCAGTACGAGGACTGGAGTTCCGACGGCCGGTCCAAGGGCGGACGGGGCCTCGCCGACGTGGACATCGCCGGCGCGGGCAGGGTCGGCTGGCGGATCCAGGGCGCTCTCGGCGGGCCGAAGCCCGTCGACACCGCTCGCGGGCTGTACAACAACGGAGGCCTGTACGGGGAGCGCATGGGCTGGCATCTGCCGGGCGCACCGGACTCGTCGTGGCCGCGGACGAACTCCTTGAAGAGCGAGCGCCCGGGTGTGCGGTGGTACCGGACCACGGCCCGGCTCGACCAGCCCCAGGATACGGACACGGCGGTCGGCCTGCGGATCAACGACGCCGGAGGCAGAACAGGCAAGTACCGCGTCCAGATCTTCGTCAACGGCTGGAACACCGGCCAGTACATCAACGATGTCGGTCCCCAGAAGGAGTTCGTCATCCCGTCCGGCTTCCTGAAGCCGCACGGCGACAACTCCATCGCACTGGCGGTCACCGCCGAGCAGAGCGGCGTCGGACCCGACTCGGTCGAGCTGGTGAACCAGGGCACCGTGCTCGGAGGCGTACCCGGCAAGCAGAACGCCTCGCCCGGCTACGAAGCGCTGTTCGGTACGGGCACGGCACGAAGGAACTGA
- a CDS encoding beta-N-acetylhexosaminidase family protein: MRRRNVTSVACLLATTTAALCLASPSSSARAAGPGGSAALPPVSPNPQSIGRSGSDAVVTSRVLVVADERTDAAALGRLVEELEAHGAGRVDVVAPGNVPPAAAGLLTVRLGPAARPDVARELGTTTAPDHAEGYALRVSAHRPGSAIALGGTDATGQFYAVQTLRQLFVRAGDDWKVAGAQATDFPSMPLRGTIEGFYGQPWTHAERLDQMDFYGDVKANTYVYAPKDDPYHRSKWRDPYPADKLAELGELVRRATANHVRFTFAVSPGESICYSDPAHRKDLAAKLQAMYDLGTRAFSIPLDDISYTRWNCAGDKAAFGEPGRQAAATAQADLLNDVQHSFIATHPGAQPLQMVPTEYGDLTDTAYKQTLRTTLDPAIEVMWTGTDVVPPSITDQQAEGAAKLFGRKVFVWDNYPVNDYGNTSGRLLLAPYDKREAGLSAHLTGIVANPMNQPYASKVAVFGAADFTWNDTAYDARANWRRAMAYLAGGDRAATDALLVFGDLEHLAPTFGATPWQPQAPELARRTADFWASWDTGDRADAVRELRTYATAIRNAPAVIREGAVQPGFVTDAGPWLDATRLWGDATVTMLDALDAWSAGDKDTAAQQLAASQRLREQARAVRVDPPRNTWGSVQPKVGDGVLDTFLAQAETRMR; this comes from the coding sequence GTGAGACGTCGCAACGTGACATCGGTCGCCTGCCTGCTGGCCACGACGACCGCCGCACTGTGCCTGGCATCACCCTCCAGCTCCGCCCGCGCGGCCGGCCCGGGCGGCTCTGCCGCCCTCCCGCCGGTCTCACCCAACCCGCAGTCCATCGGCCGCTCCGGCTCCGACGCCGTCGTCACGAGCCGTGTGCTCGTCGTGGCCGACGAGCGGACCGACGCCGCGGCCCTCGGCCGCCTGGTCGAGGAACTCGAGGCGCACGGCGCCGGGCGGGTGGACGTCGTCGCACCCGGCAACGTGCCCCCGGCCGCCGCCGGTCTGCTCACCGTGCGGCTCGGGCCCGCCGCCCGCCCGGACGTCGCCCGCGAACTCGGCACCACGACCGCTCCCGACCACGCCGAGGGTTACGCCCTGCGGGTTTCGGCACACAGGCCCGGATCGGCGATCGCCCTCGGCGGCACGGACGCCACCGGACAGTTCTACGCCGTTCAGACACTGCGCCAGCTGTTCGTACGCGCCGGTGACGACTGGAAGGTGGCCGGCGCGCAGGCCACCGACTTCCCCTCGATGCCGCTGCGCGGCACCATCGAGGGCTTCTACGGACAGCCGTGGACACACGCCGAACGGCTGGACCAGATGGACTTCTACGGCGATGTGAAGGCCAACACCTACGTCTACGCCCCCAAGGACGACCCGTACCACCGCAGCAAGTGGCGCGACCCCTACCCGGCCGACAAGCTCGCGGAACTGGGCGAGTTGGTTCGGCGCGCCACCGCCAACCACGTCCGCTTCACCTTCGCGGTCTCCCCGGGCGAGTCGATCTGCTACTCCGACCCGGCCCATCGCAAGGACCTCGCCGCCAAGCTCCAGGCGATGTACGACCTGGGCACGCGGGCGTTCTCCATCCCGCTGGACGACATCAGCTACACCCGATGGAACTGCGCCGGCGACAAAGCGGCGTTCGGCGAGCCCGGCCGTCAAGCAGCCGCGACGGCACAGGCCGACCTCCTCAACGACGTACAGCACTCCTTCATCGCAACCCACCCGGGCGCGCAGCCGCTGCAGATGGTGCCGACCGAGTACGGCGACCTGACCGACACCGCCTACAAGCAGACCCTGCGCACCACGCTGGACCCCGCGATCGAGGTGATGTGGACCGGTACCGACGTCGTGCCGCCCAGCATCACCGACCAGCAGGCCGAAGGGGCGGCGAAGCTGTTCGGGCGCAAGGTGTTCGTGTGGGACAACTATCCCGTCAACGACTACGGGAACACCAGTGGACGGCTGCTCCTCGCGCCGTACGACAAGCGTGAGGCGGGACTGTCGGCGCACCTCACCGGCATCGTGGCCAACCCCATGAACCAGCCGTACGCAAGCAAGGTCGCCGTCTTCGGCGCGGCCGACTTCACCTGGAACGACACGGCGTACGACGCACGCGCCAACTGGCGCCGCGCCATGGCCTACCTCGCGGGCGGCGACCGGGCGGCGACCGACGCCCTGCTGGTGTTCGGCGACCTGGAGCACCTGGCGCCCACCTTCGGCGCCACGCCCTGGCAGCCGCAGGCTCCCGAACTCGCCCGCCGGACAGCGGATTTCTGGGCCTCCTGGGACACCGGCGACCGGGCCGACGCCGTGCGCGAACTGCGCACGTACGCCACCGCGATCCGCAACGCGCCCGCGGTCATCCGCGAAGGCGCCGTCCAGCCCGGATTCGTCACCGACGCCGGGCCCTGGCTCGACGCCACCCGGCTGTGGGGCGACGCGACCGTGACGATGCTGGACGCACTCGACGCCTGGAGCGCGGGCGACAAGGACACGGCCGCTCAACAGCTCGCCGCATCACAACGTCTGCGGGAACAGGCACGCGCCGTGCGCGTCGACCCGCCGCGCAACACCTGGGGCAGCGTCCAGCCCAAGGTCGGCGACGGCGTGCTCGACACCTTCCTCGCGCAGGCGGAGACCCGCATGCGATAG
- a CDS encoding MFS transporter: MSAHDVAASARPAYRDVNVLRWLSAYTASVTGDVVYFLALSWAATRAGGPSQVGLVVAAGALPRAVLMLGGGVVADRFGPRRVAVAGDAVRCAVILAAAAAMMFASPRVWLLAAVALVFGVVDAVFMPAVGALPPHITTPDQLARVQGMRGLSIRLSNAVGPVMAGAVLVIGGAAGAFTAAGVLFALSLATLLTVRIAPSAKTPQHASAWRELGDGLRYVRRHRMLAPLVTVIGLSEMCFSGPVATGLVLLADERGWGASGMGWIASAFSVGAAASALLLTVSARIPCPGPAMSGALLVTAAGAVGLGHAPALPAAVMFGALIGLTSGFTTTVTGALIQTETDPRYLGRVTSVTTLCTLGLAPVLFPATGITVALWGADVFFAGCGVICLLAAVLGFAAPAIRNAELRSPKSA; this comes from the coding sequence GTGAGCGCGCACGACGTGGCCGCGTCCGCGCGGCCTGCCTACCGGGACGTCAATGTCCTGCGCTGGCTGAGCGCCTATACGGCTTCGGTCACTGGCGACGTCGTGTACTTCCTTGCCCTGTCCTGGGCCGCCACTCGCGCCGGTGGTCCCTCGCAGGTGGGCCTGGTGGTCGCGGCCGGGGCGCTTCCCCGGGCCGTGCTCATGCTCGGCGGGGGCGTGGTGGCCGACCGGTTCGGGCCACGCCGCGTCGCTGTCGCCGGCGACGCGGTTCGCTGTGCGGTGATCCTCGCCGCCGCCGCTGCCATGATGTTCGCGTCCCCGCGGGTATGGCTGCTGGCCGCCGTCGCGTTGGTCTTCGGCGTGGTGGACGCGGTGTTCATGCCGGCGGTGGGCGCGCTCCCGCCGCACATCACGACGCCCGATCAACTCGCCCGGGTCCAGGGGATGCGTGGACTGTCGATCCGGCTGAGCAATGCCGTCGGCCCCGTCATGGCGGGAGCCGTCCTGGTGATCGGCGGCGCGGCGGGCGCGTTCACGGCCGCAGGCGTTCTCTTCGCCCTCTCGCTGGCCACCCTGCTCACCGTACGCATCGCTCCTTCGGCAAAAACCCCTCAGCACGCCTCCGCCTGGCGTGAGTTGGGTGACGGCTTGCGGTACGTCCGCCGCCACCGGATGCTCGCACCACTGGTCACGGTGATCGGGCTGAGTGAGATGTGCTTCAGCGGTCCGGTCGCCACCGGCCTGGTGCTCCTGGCGGACGAACGCGGCTGGGGCGCCTCGGGCATGGGATGGATCGCGAGCGCGTTCAGCGTCGGAGCCGCAGCCTCGGCGTTGCTGCTCACCGTGTCGGCCCGGATACCGTGCCCCGGGCCTGCGATGTCCGGCGCGTTGCTCGTCACCGCTGCGGGAGCCGTCGGCCTGGGGCATGCTCCCGCACTTCCCGCCGCCGTGATGTTCGGCGCCTTGATCGGCCTGACCAGCGGCTTCACCACGACCGTGACCGGTGCCCTGATCCAGACGGAGACCGACCCGCGATACCTCGGCCGGGTCACCTCGGTCACGACCCTGTGCACGCTGGGCCTCGCGCCCGTGCTCTTCCCGGCCACCGGCATCACGGTAGCCCTCTGGGGAGCGGACGTGTTCTTCGCCGGATGCGGCGTGATCTGCCTGCTCGCCGCGGTGCTCGGCTTCGCTGCCCCCGCGATACGGAACGCCGAGCTCCGATCCCCCAAGTCCGCATAG